Within Celeribacter marinus, the genomic segment ATTGAGCATACGGCCCGCATAATGCGTGATAAAGGCGGGCGTCAGGATGCGCATGAACCCTGCAAGAGCGATGTAATCGGGCGCATGGGCATCTATCGCCGCCATCACAGCCGCGTCAAACGCCTCACGGTCGCCTTTGTAGTCTTTATGGTTCACCACCGCTGTGGGGATCCCCATGGCCGCTGCTTTGGCCAGTCCACCCGCATCTGGCACATTTGAAAGCACCAGACAGGGGCGCGCGGGATGATCACCCGTCATGGATTGGGCGAGCGTCACCATGTTGGAGCCGCTCCCCGAGATCAGGATCGCCACGCGTTTGGTCAAACCAGTGCGCCCTCATAGGTCACGCCGCCGCCTGTTGTCACGGTGCCGAGCGTGTAAACCGTCTCGCCCTCACCCTCCAACAGCGTTTTGAGCGCATCCGCGTGTGCGGCGTCTGCAACAACGATCATGCCGATGCCGGAGTTAAAGGTCTTGAGCAACTCGTGCTGTGACAACTGCGCCGTCTCGGACAGCCATTTAAACACTGGCGGCAAGGTCCATGCAGTCAGATCGATATCGGCACCTAGGCCCTCGGGCAGCACGCGGGGAAGGTTTTCGGTAAGACCACCGCCCGTAATGTGCGCCAGCGCATGCACGCCACCCGAACGGATCGCGGAAAGAACGGATTTCACATACAAACGCGTCGGTTTGAGCAGCTCGTTGCCAAGGGTGTCATCGGAGAACGGCGCAATATCGCTCCATTTAAATCCCGAGAGATCAACGGTCTTGCGCACAAGCGAATAGCCGTTGGAATGCACCCCGTCAGACGCGAGGCCTAGCAACACATCGCCCGCTTTCACACCGGACGGTAGATCGCTGCCGCGCTCCATTGCGCCCACGGCAAAGCCCGCGAGGTCGAAATCGCCGTCTTCGTACATGCCCGGCATTTCCGCCGTCTCGCCGCCGATCAGCGCACAACCCGATAGCTCACAGCCCTTGGCGATGCCTT encodes:
- the purN gene encoding phosphoribosylglycinamide formyltransferase gives rise to the protein MTKRVAILISGSGSNMVTLAQSMTGDHPARPCLVLSNVPDAGGLAKAAAMGIPTAVVNHKDYKGDREAFDAAVMAAIDAHAPDYIALAGFMRILTPAFITHYAGRMLNIHPSLLPKYKGLHTHARAIEAGDAEAGCSVHEVTAELDGGPILTQARVPVLAGDTADDLAARVLPKEHLIYPATLRRFIDGDRARVDL
- the purM gene encoding phosphoribosylformylglycinamidine cyclo-ligase, which translates into the protein MAQGKKGLTYADAGVDIDAGNALVERIKPAAKKTARSGVMSGLGGFGAMFDLKGAGYNDPILVAATDGVGTKLRIAIDTDNVATVGIDLVAMCVNDLVCQGAEPLFFLDYFATGKLKLDNAASIIEGIAKGCELSGCALIGGETAEMPGMYEDGDFDLAGFAVGAMERGSDLPSGVKAGDVLLGLASDGVHSNGYSLVRKTVDLSGFKWSDIAPFSDDTLGNELLKPTRLYVKSVLSAIRSGGVHALAHITGGGLTENLPRVLPEGLGADIDLTAWTLPPVFKWLSETAQLSQHELLKTFNSGIGMIVVADAAHADALKTLLEGEGETVYTLGTVTTGGGVTYEGALV